ACGTCAAGCGCAGGGGCCGGTTCGCGCTGCGCTCCGGCACCTCGGTCTCCTCGGTGTTCGGCGACGTGCGGCTGGACCTGCGGGACGCGGTGATCACCGAGCAGGTCGTCGACATCACCGGCAGCACCGTGTTCGGCGACGTGAAGGTCGTCGTCCCCGAGGGCGTGCAGGTCGAGGTCAGCTCGTCGCTGTTCTTCGGCACGGAGAAGATCCGCGTGGCCGAGGTGCCCCGCATCCCCGGCTCCCCGCTCATCCGGCTGCGCGCGCGGACCCTCTTCGGCGATGTGAAGGTGAGCACCAAGCGTTAGCCCGCTCGGCGGTGCGGGTATCCGTCTCCTGAGGAGTTGAGGAGGAGACGATGAGCCCGATCACGAGCACGTTGGGCGACGCCGCGAGGCAGACGACCGGCGCCGCGCTCCAGGGTGCCCTTGTGGACCTCGTGGACCTGTCCCTGGTGGCCAAGCAGGCCCACTGGAACGTCGTCGGCAAGCGCTTCCGCGACGTCCACCTCCAGCTGGACGAACTGGTGGCGGCGGCCCGTGAGTTCACCGACCAGGTCGCCGAGCGGGCGTCCGCCATCGGTGTCTCGCCGGACGGCAGGGCGGGCACGGTGACCGAGACCTCGGGCGTGCCCCGCTTCCCGGAGGGCTGGCAGCAGGCCGACGACGTGGTGAACGCGATCGTCACCACCCTGGACACGGTGGTCCAGCGGATGCGGGCCCGGGTGGACGAGACGGAGAAGTCCGACCCGGTCACCCAGGACCTGCTCATCGCGGTCACCGCGAAGCTCGAAGAAGCCAGGTGGATGTGGCAGGCGCAGCTCGCCTGACGCAGACCACCCTCAGCGACGGCCCCTCGTGTTCCCCCAGGCGAGGGGCCGTCCCTGTACCTCTTTCACCTCAGAGCCCGAGCACCCGCCGGGTGAACGCCACCTCCGCCGCGGTCTGCTTGATGGTCTCGGCGACCACCAGGGAGCCGTGGCCCGCGTCGTAGCGGTAGACCTCGTACTTGGCCCCGCGCTCCGCCAGCCGCTCCAGGTAGTTCTCGATCTGCCGGATCGGGCAGCGCGGGTCGTTCTCACCGGCGAGCACCAGCACCGGAGCGCGCACCGCGTCCACATAGGTCAGCGGCGAACATTCCTTGTACAGCGCGGGAAGCTCCTCCGGCGAGCCACCGAACAGCGCGCGGTCGTACGCGCGCAGCGGCTCCATCTCGTCCTCGTAGGCCGCGACGTAGTCCGCGACCGGCACCCCGGCCACACCGGCCGCCCAGCGCTCCGGCTGCGTCCCCAGCGCGAGCAGCGTCAGGTACCCGCCCCACGAAGCGCCGTTGACCACGCACCGCCGCGGGTCGGCGAGTCCGGACTCGACGGCCCAATCCTGAACCACCGCAACGTCTTCCAGCTCGGTCAGACCGGGGCGGCCCTCGATCGCGTCGCGCCAGGCCGAGCCGTAGCCGGTCGAGCCGCGGTAGTTCACGTGGACCACCGCGAAGCCCGCGTCCAGCCACACCGCGCGGTAGGCCGAGAAGCGGTCCTCGTCCGCCGCGTGCGGCCCACCGTGCAACAGGAACACGGTCGGCAGCGGGCCTTCCCTGCCCTCGGGCCGCGCGACCAATGCGTGCACGGGGCCGCCCTTGCCCGGGACGAAGGCGTCTTCGAGGTTCTGCGAAGGCGCAGGCCGGTGCCCAGCGGGCTCCAGCAGCACGCGGTCCGAGCCGTCCGGCGACATCGCGCGCACGACCGGCGGCTGCCCTGCCGAGGACCACGAGTACTCGATCGTCCCGTCCGGTCGAGCGGAAGCACTGCCGACTGTCCCCTTTGGAATGTCCAAAGGAGACAGCTCACCGCTGGCGAAGTCGTAGCGGTACAAGTTGTTCCGGCTCTGGTGGGTGTGCACGACAAGCAATCCGGAGCCGTCCGGGTACCAGTCGGCGACGATCTCGCCCGGCAGGTCGAACTCGAGCAGGGACTCGGTGTCGGCCTCGACGTCCCAGATCAGCAGCTCCTCGCGGCCGCGCCGCTCGTGCAGCACCAGCAGCCTCGGGTCACCGGCGATCGGCGCGAACCCGATGGAGTCCAGGCCCTTGCCCTCGCCGTCCCACTTCTCCGCGACGACCGAGCCGTCCGCCACGCGCAGCACGCGCAGCGCGGGGTGCCGCGAGTCGCCGTGCTCGGAGTGCGAGATCGACAGCAGCCGCTCGTCCTTCGACAGCGATCCGGCGCCCGCGTCGTTCTTGTGCTGGTAGAGCACGGTCGGCTCGCCCCCGATGGGCGCCGTCCAGATCGTCGTCCCGTCGTCGGTGGACATGCCCAGCGCGACGACCTTCGAGCCCACCTGCAGTCCGGCCGGGTAGCCCGGGTGCGTGCCGGGAACGCCCGGCTCGGGCTCGGCACCCTGCGCCCGCCCGGCGAACGGCTCCACCACCCAGGTCCCGAACTCGTCGCCGTCGGTGTCGGCGAACCACCAGATCCGCTCGCCGTCCGGGGTGAGCGTGCCGTGGTAGGTCCCGTTCGGCCGGTCGGTCACCTGCCGGTGGGTGTCCGTGGCCCGGTCCCAGGCGTAGATCTCCCAGACTCCGCTGGCGTTGGAGACGTAGAGGTTGCGGTCCGGCGCGTCCTCGGCCCAGCCGGGCAACGACGTGCGGCGCGCGGTGAATCGCTCCTTCCACCGCGTCTCGGCCTCGGGATCGTCGAAGAGCCGCTCGGGGATGTCCGTACTCGGGTGCTCCGTCACACCCCGATCCTGCCATTCGCGCCGACTAGGATCGCCACACCATGACGTACCTGGTCCTCGCCTGCCGAGCCGTGCTCGTCGGCGTGTTCGTGGTGTCACTGTTCGGAAAGCTGCGCAGCCGAACCGCGTACCGGGACTTCGTCGCAGCCACCGCGACCCTGCTCTCCACCACTCCCGCCCGTGCCCGTCAGCCGGCCAAGCTCACCCTCACCGCCGAACTCGTGGTGACCTGCGCGTTGCTCATCACGCCCCTGACCCGCCCAGCCCTCGTCATGGCCACCGCGCTCCTCCTGTGCTTCACCGCAGCCCTGACCCAGGCCCTGCTCCGCGGCACCCGGACCCCCTGCCGCTGCTTCGGCCGCCCCACCCCGGTCAGCCCCAGCCACGTACTCCGCAACACCGCCCTGATCGCCGTAGCAATGACAGCCCTGATAACCGACTTCGCCCTCACCCAGTAACCCAGAGGCACAGAACCCGAGGACCCGGAAGCACAGAACCCGAGGCTGAAAGCCGAGTCCGGCTGGGACCAGATGGGGGTCCGGGGGCACAGCCCTCCGGGCGGGGCCTGGGGGTTGCACCCCCAGAAAAAACAA
The window above is part of the Allokutzneria albata genome. Proteins encoded here:
- a CDS encoding MauE/DoxX family redox-associated membrane protein produces the protein MTYLVLACRAVLVGVFVVSLFGKLRSRTAYRDFVAATATLLSTTPARARQPAKLTLTAELVVTCALLITPLTRPALVMATALLLCFTAALTQALLRGTRTPCRCFGRPTPVSPSHVLRNTALIAVAMTALITDFALTQ
- a CDS encoding Dps family protein — encoded protein: MSPITSTLGDAARQTTGAALQGALVDLVDLSLVAKQAHWNVVGKRFRDVHLQLDELVAAAREFTDQVAERASAIGVSPDGRAGTVTETSGVPRFPEGWQQADDVVNAIVTTLDTVVQRMRARVDETEKSDPVTQDLLIAVTAKLEEARWMWQAQLA
- a CDS encoding DUF1707 SHOCT-like domain-containing protein produces the protein MTDELQPAKEAAQLSLERAVGQGRLTLDQFTERVDLVWQAETHAELEKSTAGLPEPLEDSTVVVVGSVRHSVFDDVKRRGRFALRSGTSVSSVFGDVRLDLRDAVITEQVVDITGSTVFGDVKVVVPEGVQVEVSSSLFFGTEKIRVAEVPRIPGSPLIRLRARTLFGDVKVSTKR
- a CDS encoding S9 family peptidase; its protein translation is MTEHPSTDIPERLFDDPEAETRWKERFTARRTSLPGWAEDAPDRNLYVSNASGVWEIYAWDRATDTHRQVTDRPNGTYHGTLTPDGERIWWFADTDGDEFGTWVVEPFAGRAQGAEPEPGVPGTHPGYPAGLQVGSKVVALGMSTDDGTTIWTAPIGGEPTVLYQHKNDAGAGSLSKDERLLSISHSEHGDSRHPALRVLRVADGSVVAEKWDGEGKGLDSIGFAPIAGDPRLLVLHERRGREELLIWDVEADTESLLEFDLPGEIVADWYPDGSGLLVVHTHQSRNNLYRYDFASGELSPLDIPKGTVGSASARPDGTIEYSWSSAGQPPVVRAMSPDGSDRVLLEPAGHRPAPSQNLEDAFVPGKGGPVHALVARPEGREGPLPTVFLLHGGPHAADEDRFSAYRAVWLDAGFAVVHVNYRGSTGYGSAWRDAIEGRPGLTELEDVAVVQDWAVESGLADPRRCVVNGASWGGYLTLLALGTQPERWAAGVAGVPVADYVAAYEDEMEPLRAYDRALFGGSPEELPALYKECSPLTYVDAVRAPVLVLAGENDPRCPIRQIENYLERLAERGAKYEVYRYDAGHGSLVVAETIKQTAAEVAFTRRVLGL